Genomic DNA from Nicotiana tabacum cultivar K326 chromosome 21, ASM71507v2, whole genome shotgun sequence:
TAGTTATTTCTATTCTCTCCCGCAAATCGCAATAGTTTCTTATTCGCTTGCCAATGTGTATTGGTTTCTTGCAAGCCTGTTTTCCCCTATAGAAATGGAGTGTTATATGAAGACAAGAAAAACTGTTACTATCACTTTAAACAGCCTCTCTGCgctcccagggtaggggtaaggtatgcgtacaccctaccctccccagaccccacctatGGGAATCCACTGTGTGTTTTGCATTATCTTACTCTTTTACTTGTTGAATTGCGAAGAAGGTCAATTTGTGATTCAATCTGTTATGTTTCCTAGTAAACTGTACCGCGTGAAGGAGTTGCTTGGTGCTGACAATGGTTAAATTTGTGCCTTTCAGGTTTCTCAAATTTGACATATTTGAGTTTTAGAAAATGTGTTTCGGTTACTGCTGAAGCTATGCAAGCTTTATCCAGCTTAGATAAATTGGTTAAGTTGGATTTCGAGAGGTGTCCACAGATTCATGGAGGATTTGTTCATCTTCAAGGTTGGTTATGCTTTCTATTTTAGTTCATTGATCCTTGTGGACATGTTTCGGTTAATGCTCTCTTGTGGACCTACCGTAAATCTTGAGACAATTTGATTTCCACACCATGAAAAAtgatttatttttaattgttataATCACCATTCGCGACTAATATTTGAATTTTATTCCACCATCTTGGTGAAGTTCAACTTAAAATATAGAGTACCTTTTTCTTTTCAGGTTTGACAAAACTTGAATCTCTCAGTATAAGATGTTGTCAGTGCATTACAGATTCAGATATGAAGCCTCTGGCAGGTATTGGCAGTGAAtgtgcctcaaaatcttcagaCATGTCATCTTACTGTGCTTGTTATTATGTGAAAGTTTGCTCATATTCACGTGACGGACTTCAGGGCTTGCGAGTTTGAAGGAACTTCAGATTCTGTGTATCTACGTAACAGATTATGGAGTGTCTTATTTTAGAGGTACTAATTGGTATTTCTGTTGTAATTACTTTTGCATTGTCTTATGATGGTGATGATAGGTCCTATGAGGTCCATCCTGTAGTTTCCATGCTAGGGAGCCCTTGCATTGTATTTTGAAGTTATATTCTTGCTTTCTCTTCTACAAAATCACATGCAGAGTATTTTCTAACTTGAAGCCGAAGTTGGTCACAGCCTCTATAGCTTTGTTCTATGTTGTTCGGACTCTCTGAAAGCAGTGTATTTTTGGAGAATCCGACATGGGAGCCGCAGTATTTTGGAGAATCCATGCAACATAGGCTTTGTTCACTTTTTCCAGTTTATAAGACTGTCGAGTTGATTTGTGCAAGAACATAAAAACTTGATTTCGTTCTCCTGATGCCGGTAGCTCTTTCTTTGCATTTCGATATCTTGTATGATAAACTAGGAACTTTTTAGATGTAAAGCCTCCATCTTAGCTGGTTGCAAAAAAGTTGTATGAGCCATTGCAGTTTCTGATTTGAAAGGAAggggaaaataaattttttttcccTTTACGGGGCGAGATGTCACAGACTCAGACATTCAGTGCCAACTTGATCTTGAGAGTTTACAGTCTTTTTCTTACTGTATCCCTTAAATTACCTTTCCGATATACCTTTAGTTGTGCCTTTTCAGTTATCCCCTTTTAAGTACTCCCTCTGTCTCATTTTATAAGATGGTGTTGGACTTACACGGATTTTATGATGGTACTTCAACTTGTGTAACTTTAGTGGTAGTGAAAAAACAGTGGAAAAGTTAGTTTGATAGATAGAACATCTAAAATAAGAGTGTCATACAGTCTTTTTCTTACTGTGCTTATGTAAGTATCTAAGGTTGTTGTCTTTATAGTCTTTCTCCTTTATATATTgagattttctttcctttcgaTTTTTTAGGTTTGAACAAACTTGTTGTACTAAATATAGAAGGATCCCATGTTACTACTTCATGTTTGGATACTATCTCAGGTTTGCATTCTCTTGTCGCCTTTAAAATGCTTCTCATGTGGTTACACTCTGATATTTACACATGCAGATAGGTTGCAATACATTTTCTCTACCTTGTTGCTTCTAGAGGAGATTTTAATTGGTGTGGATTACATTATGTGGATGTCCTACCTATTTGGTTTTATCTTATCACGATAACATGTTGTTGCAGTCATAGAAGAAATCAGCAATGATTTCTAAAGTTACTCTCTGAGGATGGTAATAGTAGTGTTCTAATGACACCCTTTTTTTATTCTATAGCACTCCCTTCGCTGCAATCTCTAAATCTCAATAGATGTTGCCTGAGAGATGATGGATGCGAAAAGTTTTCAGGTAACTGGCAGATACCGTTATTTCTCATAGCGAACTGATTAGAGAAAGATAATGTTACATATTTAGCCAATTGTTGTGTACCGTGCAGCACTCAGCAATTTGAAGGTGTTGAATTTGGGATATAACCACATCACGGATGCATGTTTGGGCTATCTGGAAGGTCTGTCTTACCTCTTTGATTATGTTCATCGCAGattatatttcattttaaaatttcGTTAATATTTTCAAACCCCCTCTATGCTTTTGAAGTCCAACATAAAAATCTCTGTCAAAGCGTTAGATTTACTGGATTGATCTCTTTCACATGGAGTGTATTATTATCTTCTATAGTTTTTGGTTATTTATTCCATAGGATCAATATTGCAGGTCTGACAAAATTGGAAGCCCTGAACTTGGACTCTTGTAGGACTACGGATGACGGACTGGCTCATTTAGCTGGTAAAGATAGCTCTTATTCTCCAAAAAGATTCTCCCTTCCATCCTCTTGATTTTGCAGATCAATAAAGCCAAGCCATAAAATTACATACTCCATTTAGTTTATGGATATTTCGTGTGTGCTAGAGGAATATTCCTTGTCTATGAGCTCTATATTATTTAGAGTCTTGGATAGACATGATGTGTTCATATATTGCAGACATGTTATGTTGAGTAATTTGTCTGTTGGACTAGTTTTAGTGATTGTCTACTTGCattttcaaaggtttaaaaaatGAATTTACAGCCATCTCGTTTAGTAAAATGGAAAATGTTTGGACTGCAAGATAGCGAATTTGGTGAGAATTCATCATCTATCTTGTcggctatgttgctcggactctatGAAAATATCGCCCGGtgtgtgtcggatcctccaaaagtagtgtatttttggaggatccgacacaggTGCGGCATCATTTTGGAGAGTCCACGCGACATATCTTCTCGGTGCTATTTTCATATTGTAGTTGCTGGTTTTGATTCATCTTCCATATACCAAGTTTAttggatttttctcttttatgtcgactttcttgatagtgtttaAGTGCATTTCAGTGTCAATTCTTTTCACTTTTTCATATATCAGCAGCGAAACATTTGATAGTTTGATGTGATCGACTTCTTATTTTGCATGTTTTATGATAGATTTGAATGATTCATTTATTTTAGGTTTGGCCAAGTTGGAAGAACTCAACCTCAAATTCACCTTAGTAACCGATGATGGTTTGCAAAAGTTATCTGGATTGACACGTCTCAAGTCACTTAATCTGGATGTGCGCCAAATTACAGATTCCGGTCTTGCAATTCTCACAGGTAAGCCTTGGAAAATTATCTCTTGGCAGTGACTAAAGTTCAGAGTTCATATATAGTTTAGAGAGACGTAATCTCATAATCTTCTATTACTTATGGGAAAGCCTTTAATTAGACAGAGGAGTCGTAGATATCTAGTAAAACAATATGTATGTGCGCAGCATGGGACGAAGTGCTAATGCTTAGTAGATGCTGAATCCAAAATGTACTTATATTTTGAGATGTGACTCGCCGCAACAATTCCTCTGTAGCATGTGTAGCCATATCATATAAGTTCTTTTCCAGTTGATGCTGCTGCTAGAAACTTAAGCGTGTAATTCTTTTGGTTCTACGGAGTATAGGTTTTACTGCTATGATTCAAACTTTTCTTTGGGTCAATTTTtgttaggcattgagtcttatctCAGGTGCTAAGATGTGTTCTTCTCTTCCTATATCTTAACCTGGTTCTGTTTATGGAGCCTTAATCTTAGGTCACGGGCACTAAATTAAGTCCCCCTCTTTTGGTGCTTATGCTAAGTTTAGTTCTGTGTCGTGAGAATTCATCATAAATGGATATATATTTAGCAGGTGTCTTGGTAATTAACAATATGTAGTGGTACTCAGTTTTGTAGATATTCCAGCTAACGAGTTTTTCATTTTCAAATTCTGAATGTGTATCAATATTTCATCAGATTTCAGAAATCTGCAATCGCTAGACCTTTGTGGTGGTGCATTAACTGATGCTGGAGTCGAGAATATAAAGGATCTTTCTTCCCTGATGTTTTTGAACCTTTCACAGAACCGAAATTCGACAGATAAAACCTTGGAACTCCTATCAGGTAATTTTTTTCTATTCAGTAGGCCACATGCAAATGCAGGTGGGAATCCAAACATGATGAATTCAAATGTTAGGCTCTTAGCGTTGAACTCATTGTGCTTTCAAATTTGTGGGTTAGAATTTGATATCTGTTGCAATCTTAACGGGTTTTCACATATAAATATCAATGTTCCTGTTGAGAATACTAGATTTAGTTTAATCCATGGATTAAACGTAGTCTCCGTCCACATCTACATGTATGTATTCAGAAGCGGAATACTGTGTGCAACTCTGCAAAAGTTATAAGTAGTTCTTAATCTGCCAAGTTTGTGACACACTGTCCAAATGTTTATCTATCATGTGTCCAAATATGGATTCAAGAGTGGGTCTGATTTACTGGACCTAATACTTTCAGCTCGAATAACATATACATACGTAAAAAGGTTTTAAAATGTTAATACTTGATATATTACTACATTTCTTTTGAATCCTTTGATTCTAACTTCTGGACttgcatgtgtgtgtgtgtgttagtgGAGGGCTTAAAAAGAAATGTGTAGATAGCAGATTATTCATAGAGCCCATGGCCTGCTAGAAACCAGGGACGGATGCGTGCAGCTGTTGAGCAGTGGGTTCAGTTGCAGCCAGTTTATTCGACAAGTAACATAGAGATGCATGTGAAAACCCGTTAAAATTTCAAGAAATATTAAATCTGAGCCTATAGTTTCAAAAGTATAATGATACTAATAAACTTACATGTTGAACTCATCAAATTTAGGTCTTGTACCCGTCTCTGTTGGAGAACAAGGTTGTTTATCTTTTTTCATGGTTTGGCCTAATTTGACATCTCTTCTGAAAATGCAGGACTGACATTATTGGTATCTCTAAATGTCTCAAACTCTTGCATCACCAATCATGGATTGCAACATTTGAAGCCTCTGAAGAATTTGCGCTCGTTGGACTTGGAATATTGCAATGTGACAGCATCTGAGATTATGAAACTTCAAACGAATGCCCTTCCAAATCTTGTGAGATATCGGCCTAATCAACTCTAGCATAGCTCTTTCTTTCCCCGGTCTGCTTTTGAAGGAGATGCCTTCGCAACCTAATCCGGTAGGGTCAGACGGCTTTCATTGTCCCAGCTTGGCAAATCACATCCCGAACGACACATTATCTAGGTTCATCAGGTATGTACAGTAAATAAACAATCATTTGTGTGTGTAAATAAACAAATAACAGCAAGGGGTCTATATCTATGCATAACAATGGGGTTATTGTTTTAGCTTTTTCGATCTTGATTGTGAAAGTTAAACATATTTCTTGAAAGTTTCGATATCCATATCTATGGCTTGAATTCCAAGGAATCCATTCCCCATATGGATTCCATCCTTCACACTATGCAGCATGTAAATAAA
This window encodes:
- the LOC107776078 gene encoding LOW QUALITY PROTEIN: uncharacterized protein LOC107776078 (The sequence of the model RefSeq protein was modified relative to this genomic sequence to represent the inferred CDS: deleted 1 base in 1 codon; substituted 1 base at 1 genomic stop codon), translated to MGGACSLKRDQHDDDNISRRGFSSRRFKFGSSNCLQSFLLESVIDYHPGGSGCPSLMELCIHRIRKDLNRYHSFSMLPRDISQLIFNNLVYSNCLSDDCIEAFRDCALHDMWMGEYKGVKDNWMDVVSSQGSSLLSVYIVGSDVTDFGFSLLQNCSNLQVLSFDCCDCISEQGIKQVSGFSNLTYLSFRKCVSVTAEAMQALSSLDKLVKLDFERCPQIHGGFVHLQGLTKLESLSIRCCQCITDSDMKPLAGLASLKELQILCIYVTDYGVSYFRGLNKLVVLNIEGSHVTTSCLDTISALPSLQSLNLNRCCLRDDGCEKFSALSNLKVLNLGYNHITDACLGYLEGLTKLEALNLDSCRTTDDGLAHLAGLAKLEELNLKFTLVTDDGLQKLSGLTRLKSLNLDVRQITDSGLAILTDIPANEFFIFKFXMCINISSDFRNLQSLDLCGGALTDAGVENIKDLSSLMFLNLSQNRNSTDKTLELLSGLTLLVSLNVSNSCITNHGLQHLKPLKNLRSLDLEYCNVTASEIMKLQTNALPNLVRYRPNQL